The following are encoded together in the Pyxidicoccus xibeiensis genome:
- a CDS encoding winged helix-turn-helix transcriptional regulator, protein MARTPKAGSSVRGSRTGRPIMALLDLLGRRWLLRVIWELRSGPLTFRALREACGDMSPTVLNTRLKELRDSDLVTLDAEEGYALTPLGRELMEHVLPLFDWAERWARRG, encoded by the coding sequence GTGGCACGCACTCCGAAGGCAGGCTCTTCCGTCCGAGGCTCCCGCACGGGCCGGCCCATCATGGCGCTGCTGGACCTGCTCGGCCGGCGCTGGCTGCTGCGCGTCATCTGGGAGCTGCGGAGTGGCCCCCTCACCTTCCGCGCCCTGCGGGAGGCGTGTGGGGACATGAGCCCCACCGTCCTCAACACGCGGCTCAAGGAGCTGCGCGACAGCGACCTCGTGACGCTCGACGCGGAGGAAGGCTACGCGCTGACGCCACTCGGAAGGGAGCTGATGGAGCACGTCCTCCCGCTCTTCGACTGGGCAGAGCGCTGGGCGCGGCGCGGCTGA
- a CDS encoding carboxymuconolactone decarboxylase family protein — MTEARIPPAEPPYSEAVATALARLMPEGVPPLVLFRTLAVNERVFSRLMAGGLLDKGSVSLRERELVIDRTCWRCGSEYEWGVHVAFFGERVRLTAEEVRGLCTDDPEATPFSPRERLLLRLCDELHTSATVSEALWAELAKEWTAAQLLELLVLAGYYHAISYVTNALKLPLESFAARFPTP; from the coding sequence ATGACCGAGGCGCGCATTCCTCCCGCCGAGCCCCCGTATTCCGAAGCCGTCGCAACCGCGCTGGCCCGCCTCATGCCGGAGGGTGTTCCGCCGCTGGTGCTCTTCCGGACGCTGGCGGTGAACGAGCGCGTCTTCAGCCGGCTGATGGCGGGCGGGTTGCTGGACAAGGGCAGCGTGAGCCTGCGGGAGCGGGAGCTGGTCATCGACCGGACGTGCTGGCGGTGCGGCTCCGAGTACGAGTGGGGCGTCCACGTGGCCTTCTTCGGCGAGCGGGTGCGGCTGACGGCCGAGGAGGTTCGCGGGCTGTGCACGGACGACCCGGAGGCCACGCCCTTCAGCCCGCGCGAGCGGCTGCTGCTGCGGCTGTGTGACGAGCTGCACACGAGCGCCACCGTGTCGGAAGCGCTCTGGGCGGAGCTGGCGAAGGAGTGGACCGCGGCCCAGCTCCTGGAGTTGCTGGTGCTGGCGGGCTACTACCACGCCATCTCGTACGTCACGAACGCGCTGAAGCTGCCGCTGGAGTCCTTCGCGGCGCGCTTCCCCACGCCCTGA
- a CDS encoding TetR/AcrR family transcriptional regulator, protein MATAVDLIREQGLRQLSMRPLAERLGATPMAVYKHVDNRDTLALLAVEAILQTLTLPEERLEPVAWLRQLAGRLRALGLAHRGVMEFLLDEGPVAHTSLVILDRTVRKLHDAGLPWKEAGALHNTFFSWLAGAVRRQEPWELSASGTPPPFQRFFDAAAALPASDYPGIAHSLPHMRATEVEREFEASLDFMLEGIQRRIDARRGPARKRPRSRQG, encoded by the coding sequence GTGGCGACCGCCGTCGACCTCATCCGCGAGCAGGGGCTGCGGCAGCTCTCCATGCGGCCGCTGGCCGAGCGGCTCGGGGCCACGCCCATGGCCGTGTACAAGCATGTCGACAACCGGGACACGCTCGCGCTCCTGGCCGTCGAGGCGATTCTGCAAACCCTCACGCTGCCCGAGGAGCGCCTGGAGCCGGTGGCCTGGCTCCGGCAGCTCGCGGGGCGCCTGCGCGCCCTCGGCCTGGCGCACCGGGGCGTCATGGAGTTCCTGCTGGACGAGGGCCCCGTCGCCCACACCTCACTCGTCATCCTCGACAGGACGGTGCGCAAGCTGCACGACGCGGGCCTCCCCTGGAAGGAGGCGGGAGCGCTGCACAACACCTTCTTCTCCTGGCTGGCCGGAGCGGTCCGCCGGCAGGAGCCCTGGGAGCTGAGCGCCTCGGGGACGCCCCCTCCGTTCCAGCGGTTCTTCGACGCGGCGGCGGCGCTGCCCGCCTCGGACTACCCGGGCATCGCCCACAGCCTGCCGCACATGCGGGCCACGGAGGTCGAACGCGAGTTCGAGGCCAGCCTCGACTTCATGCTCGAGGGAATCCAGCGGCGCATCGACGCGCGGCGCGGCCCGGCCCGGAAGCGCCCACGCTCCCGCCAGGGCTGA
- a CDS encoding amidohydrolase family protein: MGDRWLLRGAEVITCDPEQEDLPRGDVLVEDGRIVALGPELRVEDCRVLDLRGKLVMPGLIDTHRHTWQTPLRALGADWTVMDYLAAVRVKLAPAFQPEDVHAANLAGALEALDAGITTLVDYSHCMQSPEHADAALSALEAARIRALFAYGYAAGAQESPALPTPSSRLEEARRLRRTRLASDDGLVRLGVALTEMQVPWEQSREELRSARELGVPITAHCSAWPVSGPSEVQRLADEGLLGPDLLFVHCTWSSDEDLARIAGSGGSLSVTPETELQMGMGFPITGRALRHGVRTTLGCDVVSSNGGELFTAMRLALQVERGRTNERVGLPRALELKAARVLQMVTLDAAEALGLGRVTGSLRPGKDADLIVLSADALNLTPLNRARDAVVLQAHAGNVESVMVRGRWVKLGGALVDVDVASVRRRVLRARDAVLARVGGAAALLAERGELDRHWDTGSGVGAKEA, translated from the coding sequence ATGGGCGACCGATGGCTGCTTCGTGGAGCGGAGGTCATCACCTGTGACCCGGAGCAGGAGGACCTGCCGCGCGGTGACGTGCTGGTGGAGGACGGGCGCATCGTCGCGCTCGGGCCGGAGCTGCGCGTCGAGGACTGCCGGGTGCTGGACCTGCGCGGGAAGCTGGTCATGCCGGGCCTCATCGACACGCACCGGCACACGTGGCAGACGCCGCTGCGCGCGCTGGGCGCGGACTGGACGGTGATGGACTACCTGGCCGCGGTGCGCGTGAAGCTCGCCCCCGCCTTCCAGCCCGAGGACGTCCATGCCGCCAACCTGGCCGGAGCGCTGGAGGCCCTGGACGCGGGCATCACCACGCTCGTCGACTACTCCCACTGCATGCAGTCTCCCGAGCACGCCGATGCCGCGCTCTCCGCGCTGGAGGCCGCCCGCATCCGCGCGCTCTTCGCCTACGGCTATGCGGCGGGCGCCCAGGAGAGCCCCGCGCTGCCGACGCCTTCGAGCCGGCTCGAGGAGGCCCGCCGCCTCAGGCGGACGCGCCTGGCCTCGGACGACGGCCTGGTGCGGCTGGGCGTCGCCCTGACGGAGATGCAGGTCCCCTGGGAGCAGAGCCGGGAGGAGCTCCGCTCGGCGCGCGAGCTCGGCGTCCCCATCACCGCCCACTGCTCCGCGTGGCCGGTGTCGGGGCCCAGCGAGGTCCAGCGACTGGCGGACGAGGGGCTGCTCGGCCCGGACCTGCTCTTCGTCCACTGCACGTGGAGCTCCGACGAGGACCTGGCGCGCATCGCCGGGAGTGGCGGCTCCCTCTCCGTGACGCCGGAGACCGAGCTGCAGATGGGCATGGGCTTCCCCATCACCGGGCGGGCGCTGCGCCACGGCGTCCGGACGACGCTCGGCTGCGACGTCGTCTCCAGCAACGGAGGCGAGCTGTTCACCGCGATGCGGCTGGCCCTCCAGGTGGAGCGCGGGAGGACGAACGAGCGGGTGGGCCTGCCCCGGGCCCTGGAGCTCAAGGCCGCGCGCGTCCTCCAGATGGTGACGCTCGACGCGGCGGAGGCGCTGGGGCTGGGGCGCGTCACCGGCTCGCTGCGTCCCGGCAAGGACGCGGACCTCATCGTCCTCTCCGCCGACGCGCTGAACCTGACGCCGCTCAACCGCGCCCGGGATGCGGTGGTGCTCCAGGCCCATGCGGGCAACGTCGAGTCGGTGATGGTCCGTGGCAGGTGGGTGAAGCTCGGGGGTGCCCTGGTCGACGTCGACGTGGCGTCCGTCCGCCGCCGGGTCCTCCGAGCACGCGACGCGGTGCTCGCCCGCGTCGGAGGCGCGGCCGCGCTCCTCGCCGAGCGAGGGGAGCTCGACAGGCACTGGGACACCGGAAGCGGTGTCGGCGCGAAGGAGGCGTGA
- a CDS encoding DUF2171 domain-containing protein — protein sequence MVQTGEVREGMTVRTADGRVVGRVAAVGDIHFELEQGLVPIPRRDYLVEFSDVDFIRDQDVYLANADHPLLTLEEDDDGSALPPRHHWGMDSEPVNAGVDLEREPARH from the coding sequence ATGGTTCAGACAGGGGAGGTGCGCGAGGGGATGACGGTGCGGACCGCGGACGGGCGCGTGGTGGGACGCGTGGCCGCCGTGGGCGACATCCACTTCGAGCTGGAGCAGGGCCTCGTGCCCATTCCGCGCCGCGACTACCTGGTCGAATTCAGCGACGTGGACTTCATCCGCGACCAGGACGTCTACCTGGCCAACGCGGACCACCCGCTGCTCACCCTCGAGGAGGACGACGATGGCAGCGCCCTGCCGCCGCGCCACCACTGGGGCATGGACTCCGAGCCCGTGAATGCCGGCGTCGACCTGGAGCGCGAGCCCGCCCGCCACTGA
- a CDS encoding Kelch repeat-containing protein, which produces MRRFSTSCVTVALFVLVFSCSSGPRAEEGGADTVGQPLALSTPRKLLPFVALADGRVLAVGGHDGHRTLASCEVFEPATGAWHAAGSLHTPRRNHAAVTLADGRVLAVGGTHGVAMGALASAEVYDPARGVWTVVAGMAEARNDPAAVLLPDGRVLVAGGTDVDRRPLRSAELFDPATGTWSAAQAPGFARGGARTAVVLANGKALFVSGLQAELYDSATGGWEKAGLPGGAAGTHRLAHTVTLLPDGRVLVVGGTTARAAATAEVYSPGTGEWTLVAAPAVAREHHAAVVTPEGTVLVMGGEHYTTGALASVERFDPATGTWASAPALGEPRGKLGAVVLPEGTVLVMGGGNEAAGMLPLGERYVPGGCVPAVCAARDGLCGAVPDGCGGTLDCGPCGDDVCGAGECRAEGAR; this is translated from the coding sequence ATGCGACGGTTCTCGACATCCTGCGTCACGGTAGCGCTCTTCGTGCTGGTGTTCTCGTGCAGCTCCGGTCCCCGTGCGGAAGAGGGCGGAGCGGACACGGTGGGACAGCCGCTGGCGCTGTCGACGCCGCGCAAGCTGCTGCCCTTCGTCGCGCTGGCGGACGGGCGCGTGCTGGCCGTGGGCGGCCATGACGGCCACCGCACGCTCGCGAGCTGCGAGGTGTTCGAGCCGGCGACGGGCGCCTGGCACGCGGCGGGCTCGCTGCACACGCCCCGGCGCAACCACGCGGCGGTGACGCTGGCGGATGGGCGCGTGCTGGCCGTGGGTGGCACGCATGGCGTGGCCATGGGCGCGCTCGCGAGCGCGGAGGTCTACGACCCGGCCCGGGGCGTGTGGACGGTGGTCGCGGGCATGGCCGAGGCGCGCAATGACCCGGCGGCGGTGCTGCTGCCGGACGGGCGCGTGCTGGTGGCGGGTGGCACGGACGTGGACCGGCGGCCGCTGCGGTCCGCGGAGCTGTTCGACCCGGCGACGGGCACGTGGAGCGCGGCGCAGGCACCGGGCTTCGCTCGCGGGGGGGCTCGCACGGCGGTGGTGCTGGCCAACGGGAAGGCGCTCTTCGTGAGCGGCCTGCAGGCGGAGCTGTATGACTCCGCGACGGGCGGCTGGGAGAAGGCGGGCCTGCCGGGCGGCGCGGCGGGAACGCACCGGCTGGCGCACACGGTGACGCTGCTGCCGGACGGGCGGGTGCTGGTGGTGGGCGGCACGACGGCGCGCGCGGCGGCTACGGCGGAGGTGTACTCGCCGGGGACGGGTGAGTGGACGCTGGTGGCGGCGCCCGCGGTGGCTCGCGAGCACCACGCGGCGGTGGTGACGCCGGAGGGCACGGTGCTGGTGATGGGCGGCGAGCACTACACGACAGGGGCGCTCGCGTCGGTGGAGCGCTTCGACCCCGCGACGGGGACGTGGGCTTCCGCGCCCGCGCTGGGCGAGCCGCGCGGGAAGCTGGGCGCGGTGGTGCTGCCGGAGGGCACGGTGCTGGTGATGGGCGGCGGAAACGAGGCGGCGGGGATGCTGCCCCTCGGCGAGCGGTATGTGCCGGGCGGCTGTGTACCGGCGGTGTGCGCGGCGCGAGACGGCCTGTGCGGCGCGGTGCCGGATGGCTGTGGTGGGACGCTCGACTGCGGGCCGTGCGGTGACGACGTCTGCGGGGCGGGCGAGTGCCGCGCGGAAGGTGCGCGGTGA
- a CDS encoding helix-turn-helix domain-containing protein has protein sequence MSGGADTQEGTGPESVGTVRRERPRPGLVVIFSGGTPLLRPVALDGGRVMLGREDVGGQPLPDERVSRLHAEVGHDAGGWSVADQGSRNGTWVDGVPVTGRRTFSAARTLRLGNTVALFTDDVRRFERAGVTVGFEDEAGRPPLRERPEAVPWLLARALEEAGEGAPEVHASFVEACLARPWPGNSQELLGEARRAVREARASGVRTLRAEHLAPGAGLPVFSSDVTPFLGKVPMPALAGAVPADVAPLPGKVPMPALAGAVPADVTPLPGQVPMPALAGAVPADVTPLPGKVPMPALAVPEDAEVGAASTLDRAAVEAALASQGGNVSAAARVLGLHRTQMYRLMRHWGLGPASEE, from the coding sequence GTGAGCGGCGGCGCTGACACGCAGGAAGGCACAGGGCCGGAGTCCGTGGGCACGGTGCGCAGGGAGCGCCCCCGGCCGGGGCTGGTCGTCATCTTCTCCGGCGGGACTCCGCTGCTGCGGCCGGTGGCGCTGGACGGCGGGCGGGTGATGCTGGGGCGCGAGGACGTGGGCGGGCAGCCGTTGCCGGACGAGCGCGTCTCCCGGCTGCATGCCGAGGTCGGCCACGACGCGGGCGGCTGGAGCGTGGCGGACCAGGGCAGCCGCAATGGCACTTGGGTGGATGGCGTCCCGGTGACGGGGCGGCGCACGTTCTCCGCGGCGCGGACGCTGCGGCTGGGCAACACGGTGGCCCTGTTCACCGACGACGTGCGCCGCTTCGAGCGGGCGGGCGTGACGGTGGGCTTCGAGGACGAAGCGGGGCGGCCTCCCCTGCGCGAGCGGCCGGAGGCCGTGCCCTGGCTGCTGGCGCGGGCGCTGGAGGAGGCCGGGGAGGGCGCTCCGGAGGTGCATGCCAGCTTCGTGGAGGCCTGTCTGGCCCGGCCCTGGCCTGGCAATTCCCAAGAGCTGCTGGGTGAGGCCCGGCGCGCCGTCCGCGAGGCCCGGGCTTCTGGCGTCCGCACGCTGCGGGCCGAGCACCTGGCTCCCGGGGCGGGCCTGCCGGTGTTCTCTTCGGACGTGACGCCGTTTCTCGGCAAGGTGCCGATGCCGGCGCTCGCGGGTGCAGTGCCGGCGGACGTGGCGCCGTTGCCCGGCAAGGTGCCGATGCCGGCGCTCGCGGGTGCAGTGCCGGCGGACGTGACGCCGTTGCCCGGCCAGGTGCCGATGCCGGCGCTCGCGGGTGCAGTGCCGGCGGACGTGACGCCGTTGCCTGGCAAGGTGCCGATGCCGGCGCTTGCGGTGCCGGAGGACGCGGAGGTGGGCGCCGCATCCACGCTGGACCGCGCGGCGGTGGAGGCCGCGCTGGCGTCGCAGGGCGGCAATGTCAGCGCCGCGGCCCGGGTGCTCGGGCTCCACCGGACGCAGATGTACCGACTGATGCGGCACTGGGGGCTGGGGCCCGCATCCGAGGAGTGA
- a CDS encoding M24 family metallopeptidase: MRTRTLLLAPLLLSTACATTPAAPSSSATAATPASTAPAPERPFGTLREQAERQQAWLRERMDKALPQLMRQYGIEMWVVPMREYNEDPVFKAFVAPTTFAARRRTIYVLHDRGPEKGVERLALGGGPQGGIFVPRRAQRQVDGGGVSREAELWGPDQWLVLKQVLEERQPKVIGINVSRTFAFADGLTHGEYLGMTEALGPEWVKRFKPAEGLPVDFIAWRSADEVRFFEDLTKLAWNIIETAFSNQVITPGVTRTRDVQWWMRQRLADLGLDTWFQPSVSVQRQGATEEQLGEDPIIQRGDVLHCDYGITALRLNTDTQHMGYVLREGEQDVPEGLKAALKTSNRLQDIVFEELRPGRTGNDILRKSLERMRAEGIDGTIYSHPVGLHGHGAGPFVGLWDRQEGVPGNGDHKVIANQWYSIELQATSPVPEWNGQRVRSAQEEDVTIDAQGKVHWAWKRQTAFHLVR, from the coding sequence ATGCGTACCCGCACCCTCCTGCTCGCACCGCTGCTCCTCTCCACTGCCTGTGCCACCACGCCCGCCGCGCCTTCCTCCAGCGCGACGGCGGCAACGCCCGCCTCCACGGCCCCCGCGCCGGAGCGCCCCTTCGGCACCCTGCGAGAGCAGGCCGAGCGGCAGCAGGCGTGGCTGCGCGAGCGTATGGACAAGGCCCTGCCCCAGCTGATGCGCCAGTACGGCATCGAGATGTGGGTGGTGCCCATGCGCGAGTACAACGAGGACCCCGTCTTCAAGGCGTTCGTCGCGCCCACCACCTTCGCCGCCCGCCGCCGCACCATCTACGTCCTTCATGACCGGGGCCCGGAGAAGGGCGTGGAGCGGCTGGCCCTGGGCGGCGGCCCGCAGGGTGGAATCTTCGTTCCGCGCCGTGCCCAGCGTCAGGTGGACGGCGGCGGCGTCAGCCGCGAGGCCGAGCTGTGGGGGCCCGACCAGTGGCTCGTGCTCAAGCAGGTGCTGGAGGAGCGACAGCCCAAGGTCATCGGCATCAACGTGTCGCGCACCTTCGCCTTCGCGGACGGCCTCACCCACGGCGAGTACCTGGGCATGACCGAGGCCCTGGGGCCCGAGTGGGTCAAGCGCTTCAAGCCCGCCGAGGGCCTGCCCGTGGACTTCATCGCCTGGCGCTCCGCCGACGAGGTCCGCTTCTTCGAGGACCTGACGAAGCTCGCGTGGAACATCATCGAGACGGCCTTCTCCAACCAGGTCATCACCCCCGGCGTGACGCGCACCCGCGACGTGCAGTGGTGGATGCGCCAGCGCCTGGCCGACCTGGGCCTGGACACCTGGTTCCAGCCCTCCGTCAGCGTGCAGCGCCAGGGCGCCACCGAGGAGCAGCTCGGCGAGGACCCCATCATCCAGCGCGGGGACGTGCTGCACTGCGACTATGGCATCACCGCGCTCCGGCTGAACACCGACACCCAGCACATGGGCTACGTGCTGCGCGAGGGCGAGCAGGACGTGCCCGAGGGCCTCAAGGCCGCGCTCAAGACGTCCAACCGCCTGCAGGACATCGTCTTCGAGGAGCTGCGCCCCGGCCGCACGGGCAACGACATCCTCCGCAAGTCTCTCGAGCGGATGCGCGCCGAGGGCATCGACGGCACCATCTACTCGCACCCCGTCGGCCTGCACGGCCACGGCGCGGGGCCCTTCGTGGGCCTGTGGGACCGGCAGGAGGGCGTGCCCGGCAACGGCGACCACAAGGTCATCGCGAACCAGTGGTACTCCATCGAGCTCCAGGCCACGAGCCCCGTGCCCGAGTGGAACGGGCAGCGGGTCCGCTCGGCGCAGGAGGAGGACGTCACCATCGACGCCCAGGGCAAGGTGCACTGGGCCTGGAAGCGCCAGACGGCCTTCCACCTGGTGCGCTGA
- a CDS encoding DUF6968 family protein, whose amino-acid sequence MSDWLPQLTSIDDPIADDYWSYETDEGGQRLVRITVGRPIPIPGDPNEDWYCPLRIEHPQRPDFYSVVGVGPVDALRNAMRIVGDGFRDMRKVSPRAKPPSIP is encoded by the coding sequence ATGTCCGACTGGCTGCCGCAGCTCACCTCCATCGATGACCCCATTGCCGACGATTACTGGTCCTACGAAACGGATGAGGGGGGCCAGCGCCTCGTCCGCATCACCGTCGGTCGTCCCATCCCCATTCCGGGAGACCCGAATGAGGACTGGTACTGCCCGCTGCGAATCGAGCACCCCCAGCGGCCCGACTTCTACTCCGTGGTCGGAGTGGGCCCCGTTGATGCGTTGAGGAACGCGATGCGCATCGTGGGGGACGGGTTCCGGGACATGCGCAAGGTCAGCCCAAGAGCCAAGCCTCCTTCGATTCCCTGA
- a CDS encoding DUF6891 domain-containing protein, with the protein MSERDEDREHLFTQVREAVRGGCEDEDSILEGLEARVEMMLEDSDEALVEELAEYARRLFREQREREAAWSEPSLNDAIDSAFAELDAKGIVTLQGAGYTMSDGWYDVNELASRRSPQPRGAVFYHGQDLERGVRGEGLMLAFGAYEDDDAKHVAASLAIAREVCETLARHGVRTEWNGDVDQRIQIPPFVWRKRRYTRLARA; encoded by the coding sequence ATGAGCGAGAGGGACGAGGACCGCGAGCACCTGTTCACCCAGGTGAGGGAGGCGGTGCGGGGAGGCTGCGAGGACGAGGACTCCATCCTGGAGGGCCTGGAGGCGCGCGTCGAGATGATGCTCGAGGACTCCGACGAGGCGCTGGTGGAGGAGCTGGCGGAATACGCCCGACGGCTGTTCCGCGAGCAGCGCGAGCGCGAGGCAGCCTGGAGCGAGCCGAGCCTGAATGACGCCATCGACAGCGCCTTCGCGGAGCTGGATGCGAAGGGCATCGTCACGCTGCAGGGGGCGGGCTACACGATGTCCGATGGCTGGTACGACGTGAACGAGCTCGCCTCGCGCCGGAGCCCCCAGCCGCGCGGCGCGGTCTTCTACCATGGCCAGGACCTGGAGCGCGGTGTCCGGGGCGAGGGGCTGATGCTGGCCTTTGGTGCCTACGAGGACGACGACGCGAAGCATGTGGCCGCCAGCCTCGCCATCGCCCGCGAGGTCTGCGAGACGCTCGCGCGGCATGGCGTGCGCACCGAGTGGAATGGCGACGTCGACCAGCGCATCCAGATTCCCCCCTTCGTGTGGCGCAAGCGCCGCTACACCCGGCTCGCCCGCGCGTAG
- a CDS encoding ABC transporter ATP-binding protein: MATVSLEDVRKVYRGGVAAVKGVTLDIADGEFVSLVGPSGCGKSTTLNLIAGLEELSGGTLRIDGAVVNGMSPRERDIAMVFQSYALYPHMDVAKNLAFPLEVAGLGRADIDARVREVASVLGLEALLARRPKELSGGQRQRVALGRALVRRPKVFLFDEPLSNLDAALRTQMRGEIKKLHERLKATFIYVTHDQAEAMTLSDRVVVMSQGEVQQVAPPRELYDAPANLFVAGFFGSPRINLVKPGTLGLPDEAVVLGLRPEHLEVGQGAAPAGALEGRVYLVELMGAESWVTVEVAGERMVARAAGDFRAPTGSPVWLRYDAARLRRFDAKTTRAV, encoded by the coding sequence GTGGCGACCGTGTCATTGGAGGACGTGCGCAAGGTGTACCGGGGCGGCGTGGCCGCGGTGAAGGGCGTGACGCTGGACATCGCGGACGGCGAGTTCGTGTCCCTGGTGGGCCCGTCCGGCTGCGGCAAGTCCACGACGCTCAACCTCATCGCCGGGCTGGAGGAGCTGTCCGGCGGCACGCTGCGCATCGACGGCGCGGTGGTGAACGGGATGTCTCCGCGCGAGCGCGACATCGCCATGGTGTTCCAGAGCTACGCGCTCTATCCGCACATGGACGTGGCGAAGAACCTGGCCTTCCCGCTGGAGGTGGCGGGCCTGGGCCGGGCGGACATCGACGCGCGCGTGCGCGAGGTGGCCTCGGTGCTGGGCCTGGAGGCGCTGCTGGCGCGGCGGCCGAAGGAGCTGTCGGGTGGGCAGCGGCAGCGGGTGGCGCTCGGGCGGGCGCTGGTGCGGCGGCCGAAGGTGTTCCTCTTCGACGAGCCGCTGTCGAACCTGGACGCGGCGCTGCGCACGCAGATGCGCGGGGAAATCAAGAAGCTGCACGAGCGGCTGAAGGCCACCTTCATCTACGTCACGCACGACCAGGCCGAGGCGATGACGCTGTCGGACCGGGTGGTGGTGATGAGCCAGGGCGAGGTGCAGCAGGTGGCTCCGCCGAGGGAGCTGTACGACGCGCCAGCGAACCTGTTCGTGGCGGGCTTCTTCGGCTCGCCGCGCATCAACCTGGTGAAGCCGGGGACGCTGGGGTTGCCGGACGAAGCCGTGGTGCTGGGGCTGCGGCCCGAGCACCTGGAGGTGGGGCAGGGCGCGGCGCCCGCCGGAGCACTGGAGGGCCGCGTGTACTTGGTGGAGTTGATGGGCGCGGAGAGCTGGGTGACGGTGGAGGTGGCTGGCGAGCGCATGGTGGCGCGCGCGGCCGGAGACTTCCGCGCGCCCACCGGCTCACCCGTGTGGCTGCGCTACGACGCGGCCCGGCTCAGGCGGTTCGACGCGAAGACGACGCGGGCGGTGTGA
- a CDS encoding ABC transporter ATP-binding protein — protein MSDTSSGTARKLAIEVKDLHKSFGGQEALRGVDLVVPEGTTCVLMGVSGSGKSVLMKHIMGLMKPDRGVVLVEGQEVAKMNEAELDQMRRKQGILFQANALFDSLNVFDNVAFPLRERTKMSEKEVTETVNQTLAKVGLSHAATRFPGELSGGMQKRVGFARATILQPKILLYDDPTAGLDPLTTAAVNEIIATGKQQLGATSLVITPDVASAFGMADHLALMFEGRVVEYGPPEKFRESQHPEVKAFLRNWLRRRSEKRA, from the coding sequence ATGAGCGACACGAGCAGCGGGACGGCGCGCAAGCTGGCCATCGAGGTGAAGGACCTCCACAAGTCCTTCGGCGGGCAGGAGGCCCTGCGGGGCGTGGACCTCGTGGTGCCCGAGGGCACCACCTGCGTCCTGATGGGGGTGTCCGGCTCGGGCAAGTCGGTGCTGATGAAGCACATCATGGGCCTGATGAAGCCGGACCGCGGCGTGGTGCTCGTGGAGGGCCAGGAAGTCGCGAAGATGAACGAGGCCGAGCTGGACCAGATGCGCCGCAAGCAGGGCATCCTCTTCCAGGCCAACGCCCTCTTCGACTCGCTCAACGTCTTCGACAACGTGGCCTTCCCGCTGCGCGAGCGCACGAAGATGTCCGAGAAGGAAGTCACCGAGACGGTGAACCAGACGCTGGCCAAGGTGGGCCTGTCGCACGCCGCCACGCGCTTCCCGGGCGAGCTGTCCGGAGGCATGCAGAAGCGCGTGGGCTTCGCGCGCGCCACCATCCTCCAGCCGAAAATCCTCCTCTACGACGACCCCACGGCCGGCCTGGACCCGCTCACCACCGCCGCCGTCAACGAAATCATCGCCACCGGCAAGCAGCAGCTCGGCGCCACGTCGCTGGTGATTACGCCGGACGTGGCCTCCGCCTTCGGCATGGCCGACCACCTCGCCCTCATGTTCGAGGGCCGCGTCGTCGAGTACGGCCCGCCGGAGAAGTTCCGCGAGTCCCAGCACCCGGAGGTGAAGGCCTTCCTGCGCAACTGGCTGCGGCGGCGCTCGGAGAAGCGCGCCTGA
- a CDS encoding ester cyclase: MATLDNTAVVREFYRAFNAKDLELLRSTMHPDAIVQSIPFDETEKLIDHCESWAAALPDGQVDVTHLLGQGDFVIAEFTGRGTHTGPFTGPGGVTIPASHRPIELRFIEVFELRDGKIAEVRQYYDALSLMTQLGIGARPGQSEAPAPEARH; this comes from the coding sequence ATGGCAACCCTCGACAACACGGCCGTCGTCAGGGAGTTCTACCGGGCCTTCAACGCCAAGGACCTCGAGCTGCTGCGCTCGACGATGCACCCGGACGCCATCGTGCAGAGCATCCCGTTCGACGAGACGGAGAAGCTCATCGACCACTGCGAGAGCTGGGCCGCCGCCCTCCCCGATGGCCAGGTGGACGTCACCCACCTGCTCGGCCAGGGCGACTTCGTCATCGCCGAGTTCACGGGGCGGGGCACGCACACGGGCCCCTTCACGGGCCCGGGGGGCGTGACGATTCCCGCCTCCCACCGCCCCATCGAGCTGCGCTTCATCGAGGTCTTCGAGCTGCGCGACGGGAAGATTGCCGAGGTGCGCCAGTACTACGACGCGCTGAGCCTCATGACCCAGCTGGGCATCGGCGCCCGGCCCGGCCAGTCCGAGGCCCCCGCCCCCGAGGCCCGCCACTGA